In one Balneolales bacterium ANBcel1 genomic region, the following are encoded:
- a CDS encoding SDR family oxidoreductase translates to MKILLTGVTGYIGKRLLPVLVENGHQVICCVRDRNRLSLNPDLRDQVEVVEADFLNPESLSAVPQDIEAAYYLIHSMSSRSGNFQDLEQQAARNFRDCMNRTSVRHVIYLSGIINDRNLSRHLASRKQVEDIISDGNYPATTLRAGIIIGSGSASFEIIRDLVEKLPVMIAPRWLKTLSQPIAVRDVLRFLEKTLCDERTFHANFDIGGPDVLTYRQMLEQYAEVRGLRRLIISVPVLSPQLSSYWLYFMTSTSYSLAVKLVDSMKVDVTCRDNRLAEMLDITPISYRKAVSLAFRKIDQNAILSSWKDSLISGRLSSRLSQHVQVPTEGCFKDRKERRINRPDVVLSRIWHIGGETGWYYADWLWHFRGFFDKLFGGVGLRRGRTSPTDIKAGDTLDFWRVLLADREQQRMLLYAEMRLPGEAWLEFRITGDTLIQEATFRPKGLWGRLYWYLVLPFHYFIFNGMIKRLTE, encoded by the coding sequence ATGAAAATTTTACTCACCGGCGTAACCGGTTACATCGGGAAGCGGCTTCTGCCCGTACTCGTTGAAAACGGACATCAGGTGATCTGCTGCGTACGTGACCGGAACCGCCTCAGCCTGAATCCCGACCTCCGTGATCAGGTGGAAGTGGTCGAAGCAGATTTTTTGAATCCGGAATCATTATCGGCAGTTCCCCAGGATATTGAAGCCGCGTACTACCTGATACATTCCATGTCGTCTCGCTCCGGCAATTTCCAGGACCTGGAACAGCAGGCGGCCCGCAACTTCCGGGACTGCATGAACCGGACCTCCGTCAGGCATGTCATCTACCTGAGCGGCATCATCAACGACCGGAACCTCTCCAGGCACCTGGCGTCGCGCAAGCAGGTAGAAGACATTATTTCGGATGGGAACTACCCCGCAACCACGCTGCGTGCCGGAATCATTATCGGCTCGGGAAGTGCCTCGTTCGAAATTATCCGCGACCTGGTTGAAAAACTGCCGGTGATGATCGCTCCCCGCTGGCTTAAAACCCTTTCCCAGCCCATCGCTGTCCGCGACGTACTCCGTTTTCTGGAAAAAACACTCTGCGACGAGCGGACCTTCCACGCCAATTTTGATATCGGCGGACCCGATGTGCTTACTTACCGGCAAATGCTTGAACAGTATGCCGAAGTGCGCGGACTCCGGCGGCTGATTATTTCCGTTCCGGTTCTTTCCCCGCAGCTCTCTTCCTACTGGCTCTACTTCATGACCTCCACGTCGTATTCGCTTGCCGTAAAACTTGTCGACAGCATGAAAGTGGATGTCACCTGCCGGGACAACCGCCTGGCCGAAATGCTGGATATCACACCCATTTCCTACCGGAAAGCGGTCTCCCTGGCATTCCGCAAAATAGACCAGAATGCCATCCTGTCGAGCTGGAAAGATTCCCTTATCAGCGGACGCCTGTCCAGCCGCCTGTCGCAACATGTGCAGGTTCCGACCGAAGGCTGCTTCAAGGACCGCAAAGAGCGACGGATTAATCGGCCCGATGTTGTACTCTCCCGGATCTGGCATATCGGCGGTGAAACCGGATGGTATTATGCCGACTGGCTCTGGCACTTTCGCGGTTTCTTCGACAAACTGTTCGGCGGTGTCGGGCTGCGCCGGGGCCGAACCTCACCCACAGATATAAAGGCCGGAGACACCCTTGATTTCTGGCGGGTGCTCCTGGCCGACAGGGAGCAGCAGCGGATGCTGCTCTACGCGGAAATGAGATTGCCCGGCGAGGCCTGGCTTGAGTTCCGCATCACCGGCGACACCCTGATTCAGGAAGCGACCTTTCGGCCAAAAGGGCTCTGGGGCCGGCTTTACTGGTATCTGGTGCTGCCGTTTCACTACTTCATATTCAACGGCATGATCAAGCGGTTGACGGAGTAA
- the mnmE gene encoding tRNA uridine-5-carboxymethylaminomethyl(34) synthesis GTPase MnmE has translation MTQMTESSNPVIRQKPAIAAIATALGEAGISVIRVSGESAVEKVSQVFRGRDLAAQSSHTAHFGRIIEADRLIDEVVVTLFRSPKSYTGEDTVEISCHGGVLVTQEVLEALLRTGIRHAEPGEFTQRAFLNGKMELSQAEAVADMIHARSRRAVEAASQQLEGALGEHVRAFRRQIIDATAMVELELDFVEEDVEFADKAQLQKLLNEVDREIGKLLETYEAGRLVKHGVRTVFVGRPNAGKSTLMNTLIGKERAIVSATAGTTRDVIDADWSYGGLTFTLTDTAGLRETADEIESEGVRRSESAVGGADLIIYLKDVSEPPDAEEERLLKRIMERAAGKAFLKVGTKKDLAGDDPDAAISERWCDLVISAVDGSGIEELKKRMRATVLQNRDIDTGKLLVTSSRHRDGLEKARHHVREALKALDRGLTGDFLAIDLRAALNELGTITGEITTEDLLDSIFSRFCIGK, from the coding sequence ATGACGCAAATGACAGAATCCAGTAACCCGGTCATCCGGCAAAAACCGGCCATTGCAGCCATCGCCACGGCTCTGGGAGAGGCCGGGATATCAGTGATACGGGTGTCCGGCGAATCGGCGGTCGAAAAGGTTTCGCAGGTGTTCCGGGGCAGGGATTTAGCGGCTCAATCCAGTCATACGGCTCATTTCGGGCGTATTATTGAGGCAGACCGCCTGATTGACGAAGTGGTTGTGACGCTCTTCCGGTCTCCGAAATCCTATACCGGTGAAGACACGGTCGAGATCTCGTGCCATGGAGGCGTTCTGGTCACGCAGGAAGTGCTGGAGGCGTTGCTGCGCACTGGAATTCGTCATGCCGAGCCGGGCGAGTTTACGCAGCGGGCGTTTCTGAATGGCAAAATGGAGTTGTCGCAGGCGGAGGCGGTGGCCGATATGATTCATGCCCGGAGCCGGAGAGCGGTTGAGGCGGCAAGCCAGCAGCTGGAGGGAGCACTGGGCGAGCATGTCAGGGCGTTTCGCCGCCAGATTATCGATGCCACTGCCATGGTGGAGCTGGAGCTCGATTTTGTGGAAGAAGATGTGGAGTTTGCAGACAAAGCGCAGCTTCAAAAGTTGTTGAATGAGGTCGACCGGGAGATCGGTAAGCTGCTGGAGACGTACGAGGCCGGCCGGCTGGTGAAGCATGGCGTCCGGACGGTGTTTGTTGGACGCCCGAATGCGGGCAAGTCCACACTAATGAACACGCTGATCGGCAAAGAGCGGGCGATAGTGTCCGCTACGGCGGGCACCACCCGCGATGTGATCGACGCTGACTGGAGTTACGGGGGACTTACGTTCACACTCACCGATACCGCGGGCCTGCGCGAAACCGCCGATGAAATTGAATCGGAAGGCGTTCGGCGGTCGGAGTCGGCTGTCGGCGGCGCCGACCTAATTATCTATCTCAAGGATGTCTCCGAGCCGCCGGATGCCGAAGAGGAACGCCTGCTGAAGCGCATCATGGAGCGGGCTGCCGGAAAAGCGTTTCTGAAAGTGGGCACGAAAAAAGACCTGGCCGGCGATGATCCGGACGCGGCCATTTCGGAACGCTGGTGCGATCTGGTCATATCTGCGGTGGACGGCAGCGGGATCGAGGAACTGAAAAAGCGAATGCGGGCCACCGTGCTGCAAAACCGCGACATCGATACCGGCAAGCTGCTGGTTACTTCTTCCAGACACCGGGACGGACTGGAAAAAGCCCGTCATCATGTGCGTGAAGCGCTTAAGGCACTGGACCGGGGCCTGACCGGCGACTTCCTGGCTATCGATCTGCGGGCGGCATTGAACGAGCTGGGAACCATCACCGGCGAAATCACTACCGAAGATCTGCTCGACAGTATTTTTTCCCGGTTTTGCATCGGCAAGTAG
- a CDS encoding sodium:solute symporter family protein translates to MSSSTISTGETPERIRPDEHTEVFVIFFFVVIGYLILLMSISIWKSFLVKNQEDFMVAGRSVSTPKLVGTLLCTWMGSGSLLAGAGLAANIGFSELWMAAGAWVAIVIVFFLAARVRRIAEFTVPDILELRYNKWARILGTIVIVIAYTTIVGYQFRAGGFVLDLVAGVPEWQGVLLTAGFIVIFTAFAGMLSIVSVDIINGAVITVAVIIAVPLVYIHIGGAEHLTATLDPSYFTVFGNNNFWWAMGIFLPTFFLLLGESNMYQKFFSARNEKSAKSAVMWWVVGTIIVETALASLAIFAFSHFNALPAASEFFLSSGDSERIILHTARYGTEVGLPLVVGLLLIMASVAIITSTGNSFLLTPSTNLTRDIYQRFINPSADGKLIIVVQRSMVVLLGLLAYLLLTQFETILAMALTAYTMVGAGLTPALLAAFLWKRVTVAGGVASIATGMGITLFITIANAVLVNMTGEQLLNEQYIILPAASASILVLIVVSLLTPHDPQSKWGRFYTHETSLKEAMEKQKGNP, encoded by the coding sequence GTGTCATCCTCTACCATTTCAACAGGCGAAACGCCGGAACGTATCCGGCCTGACGAACACACGGAGGTCTTTGTGATTTTTTTCTTTGTCGTAATCGGCTATCTCATACTGCTCATGTCCATATCGATATGGAAGAGTTTCCTGGTAAAAAACCAGGAGGATTTCATGGTAGCCGGCCGCTCGGTCTCGACGCCCAAACTGGTCGGAACCCTGCTATGCACCTGGATGGGTTCCGGAAGCCTTTTGGCAGGCGCGGGCCTGGCCGCCAACATCGGCTTTTCCGAACTCTGGATGGCGGCGGGAGCGTGGGTCGCGATCGTCATCGTCTTTTTCCTGGCCGCCCGTGTCAGGCGCATCGCCGAGTTTACCGTGCCCGACATTCTGGAGCTCCGCTATAACAAGTGGGCCAGAATTCTCGGAACAATCGTGATTGTCATCGCCTACACGACCATCGTAGGCTATCAGTTTCGTGCGGGGGGCTTTGTACTCGACCTGGTTGCCGGTGTACCGGAATGGCAGGGGGTCTTGCTTACCGCGGGCTTCATCGTCATTTTCACCGCTTTCGCCGGCATGCTCTCCATTGTCTCGGTGGATATCATCAATGGCGCGGTGATCACCGTGGCCGTAATCATTGCCGTACCCCTGGTCTATATCCATATTGGTGGCGCCGAACACCTCACCGCCACCCTGGATCCTTCCTATTTCACCGTATTTGGCAACAATAATTTCTGGTGGGCAATGGGGATTTTCCTCCCGACGTTTTTCCTGCTTCTGGGTGAATCCAACATGTACCAGAAGTTTTTCTCGGCACGCAATGAGAAGTCAGCAAAATCAGCGGTGATGTGGTGGGTTGTCGGAACCATCATCGTGGAAACCGCCCTGGCATCGCTGGCCATTTTCGCATTCAGCCACTTCAACGCGCTGCCTGCCGCCTCTGAGTTTTTCCTGTCCAGTGGCGACTCGGAGCGGATCATTCTCCACACGGCCCGTTACGGAACCGAGGTCGGACTGCCGCTTGTGGTCGGACTCCTGCTCATCATGGCCTCCGTTGCCATCATCACCTCCACCGGAAACAGCTTTCTGCTTACGCCCTCGACAAATCTGACCCGTGACATTTACCAGCGGTTTATCAACCCCTCGGCCGACGGCAAGCTGATTATCGTTGTGCAGCGCTCGATGGTCGTGCTGCTCGGACTGCTGGCCTACCTGCTGCTTACCCAGTTCGAAACCATTCTGGCCATGGCCCTTACGGCGTATACGATGGTCGGAGCCGGACTCACACCCGCCTTGCTGGCCGCTTTTCTGTGGAAACGGGTGACGGTGGCCGGCGGGGTTGCCTCCATCGCTACCGGTATGGGCATCACCCTGTTTATTACCATTGCCAACGCGGTGCTCGTGAATATGACCGGCGAACAACTGCTCAATGAACAATACATTATTTTGCCTGCTGCTTCGGCGTCCATTCTGGTGCTGATTGTAGTCTCACTGCTGACACCACACGATCCACAATCCAAATGGGGACGCTTCTATACGCATGAAACCTCCCTCAAGGAGGCCATGGAAAAGCAGAAAGGCAATCCCTGA
- a CDS encoding UPF0182 family protein has protein sequence MRILRIALFILIPVILLIISSSWIMEWLWLRELGYSEVFRVLKGTRILLFFAAFLLAAVYLVINFRYLARKLGDSRFLGTIIAGLNLAIPAQRQQKWIRNAATVLALFIALIFALAFMFRWDDALRFLWTQPFGSVDPVFGRDISFYMFQLPLLSLLQGSITALTFITTLLLAVAYFATDMVSARPNEGLRAEPGVLGHIKVNLGLWLLSLSASFYLSRYELLFREDGVVFGAGYTHLAIELPALWIATILTILLALLVLLSRWVRMTKVIAGTAILLVLVLIGGRLVLPSAVQQLRVNPNELEIERPYIEKNIEMTRLAFGLDRIREVDYPADDTLRAGDIRQNQTLIENIRLWDPRLLIQTYRQLQEIRPYYQFNTIGIDRYIIDGQKQQVMLAGRELAPQLPDGSNTWVNRHLQYTHGYGVAMSPVTRANRQGEPLMLARDLPPVTHPDIPIDNPAIYYGKQSEGYVIVNSGTEELHYPAGAGNVYHHYEGTGGIPFRSWFYRLLFAWELGDINILLSDYIHPESRLQIWRSVQDRIERITPFLTLDEDPYLVVYDGRLVWIQDAYTTSSKFPYSEPFGRINYIRNPVKIVVDAYDGTVDYYVIDEQDPVIAVYMAIFPDLFQRADSIPPGLDNHFRYPVNLFEVQMEQYSRYHMTNPRVFYNDEDRWRRPFEQYGGRRLLMEPYYVLGRLPGEENEELEFKLISPFTPEGRNNMIAWMAARSDPEHYGELVTYRLPKDRLIYGPAQIESRIDQDPEISRQLALWDQRGSRVIRGNLLVVPVANSFMYVEPVFLLADRDDIPQLQRVIVAIGDDISMQPTIEAALVDLFGDEADFLGPSIAPETIPDEEALIAEMEEPLPVQDQARMVSVDQFDRLRSLWRDMRQAMQDGNWSRYGELMEEMEELLDTD, from the coding sequence ATGCGCATCCTTCGTATTGCCCTGTTCATACTGATACCCGTCATACTGCTGATCATTTCGTCCAGCTGGATCATGGAGTGGCTCTGGCTGCGGGAGCTCGGGTATTCCGAGGTCTTCCGGGTCCTTAAAGGAACCCGGATCCTCCTGTTCTTCGCCGCGTTTCTGCTGGCCGCCGTGTATCTGGTGATCAACTTCCGCTACCTGGCCCGAAAACTGGGCGATTCCCGGTTTCTCGGTACCATCATCGCAGGCCTCAATCTCGCCATTCCCGCTCAGCGGCAACAGAAATGGATACGTAACGCCGCAACTGTTCTGGCCCTGTTTATCGCTTTAATTTTCGCTCTTGCGTTCATGTTCCGCTGGGACGATGCGCTTCGCTTCCTCTGGACCCAGCCGTTCGGCTCCGTTGATCCGGTTTTCGGCAGGGACATCAGCTTCTACATGTTTCAGCTTCCCCTGCTCTCACTGCTGCAGGGATCGATTACGGCTCTCACGTTCATCACAACACTGCTGCTTGCCGTAGCCTATTTTGCAACCGATATGGTGAGCGCCCGCCCCAACGAAGGCCTGCGCGCCGAGCCCGGAGTTCTGGGCCACATTAAAGTCAATCTCGGACTGTGGCTGCTCTCCCTTTCCGCGAGCTTCTATCTTTCACGCTACGAACTGCTCTTCCGGGAGGACGGGGTCGTCTTCGGAGCCGGATACACGCATCTGGCCATCGAGCTTCCCGCCCTCTGGATCGCGACGATACTGACCATCCTGCTTGCGCTGCTGGTATTGCTGAGCCGATGGGTTCGTATGACCAAAGTCATCGCCGGAACCGCCATCCTGCTGGTTCTGGTACTCATCGGAGGACGCCTGGTTCTGCCTTCCGCCGTACAGCAGTTACGCGTTAACCCCAACGAACTGGAGATCGAGCGCCCGTACATCGAGAAGAATATCGAAATGACCCGCCTGGCTTTTGGGCTCGACCGCATTCGCGAAGTCGACTACCCCGCAGACGATACGCTGCGTGCCGGCGATATCCGTCAGAATCAAACGCTTATCGAAAACATCCGGCTTTGGGATCCGCGCCTGCTTATTCAGACATACCGACAGTTGCAGGAGATCCGGCCCTACTACCAGTTTAATACGATCGGTATCGACCGCTATATCATCGACGGACAAAAGCAACAGGTGATGCTGGCCGGACGGGAACTGGCCCCGCAACTTCCCGACGGATCCAATACGTGGGTCAACCGCCACTTGCAGTATACACACGGCTACGGTGTGGCGATGAGCCCGGTTACCCGCGCCAATCGGCAGGGCGAACCCCTCATGCTGGCCCGTGACCTTCCGCCGGTGACCCATCCCGACATCCCCATCGACAACCCCGCCATCTACTACGGCAAGCAGAGCGAAGGGTATGTGATCGTCAACTCCGGAACCGAGGAGCTCCATTACCCCGCCGGAGCCGGCAATGTCTATCACCATTATGAAGGCACAGGAGGCATTCCGTTCCGCTCCTGGTTCTACCGGCTTTTATTTGCATGGGAGCTGGGCGACATCAATATCCTGCTCTCCGACTACATCCACCCGGAAAGCCGCCTGCAGATTTGGCGGAGCGTTCAGGATCGTATCGAACGCATCACCCCGTTTCTGACACTTGACGAAGACCCGTATCTGGTGGTGTACGACGGGCGGCTGGTCTGGATCCAGGATGCCTACACCACATCCTCCAAATTCCCCTATTCCGAACCTTTCGGAAGAATCAACTACATCCGCAACCCGGTCAAGATCGTGGTCGACGCCTACGACGGTACCGTCGATTATTATGTAATTGACGAACAGGATCCCGTCATCGCCGTCTATATGGCGATCTTTCCCGACCTGTTCCAGCGGGCCGACAGCATCCCGCCGGGCCTGGATAACCATTTCCGCTACCCGGTCAATTTGTTTGAAGTGCAGATGGAGCAGTACAGCCGCTATCACATGACCAACCCGCGGGTTTTTTATAATGACGAGGATCGCTGGCGCAGGCCGTTTGAACAGTACGGAGGGCGACGGCTTCTCATGGAGCCCTATTACGTTCTGGGACGGTTGCCGGGTGAAGAGAACGAAGAGCTGGAGTTCAAGCTGATCAGCCCGTTTACCCCGGAGGGCAGAAACAACATGATCGCCTGGATGGCGGCCCGATCGGATCCCGAGCATTACGGCGAATTGGTGACGTACCGGTTGCCGAAAGACCGCCTGATTTACGGCCCGGCCCAGATCGAATCGCGGATCGACCAGGATCCCGAGATCTCCCGGCAACTCGCCTTGTGGGATCAGCGCGGCTCCCGGGTGATTCGCGGCAACCTGCTTGTGGTTCCGGTTGCCAACTCGTTCATGTACGTGGAGCCCGTATTTCTGCTCGCCGACCGGGACGACATCCCGCAATTGCAACGGGTTATCGTTGCCATCGGGGACGATATTTCCATGCAACCCACCATCGAAGCCGCCCTTGTGGATCTTTTTGGTGATGAAGCCGACTTCCTGGGTCCGTCAATCGCCCCGGAAACCATTCCGGATGAAGAGGCGCTGATTGCCGAGATGGAAGAGCCGCTCCCTGTACAGGACCAGGCCCGGATGGTGAGTGTGGATCAGTTTGACCGGCTCCGGTCGCTGTGGCGTGATATGCGCCAGGCCATGCAGGACGGCAACTGGTCGCGTTACGGTGAATTGATGGAAGAGATGGAGGAGCTGCTGGATACGGATTGA
- a CDS encoding class I SAM-dependent methyltransferase: MREFWDERFLEETYAYGEEPNRFFREQLDTLTPGMLLLPGEGEGRNAVYAARNGWQVDAVDWSRSGKEKADRLAAKHGVDIRYHVTPFEGWDTRNDRFDVCGVIFFHQQPEDQARSVWKMINSLKPGGLLLMELYEKDQLGRSSGGPQNDELLYTKDQVAAWLDGMDVRLLEKREVTLNEGRYHNGPASVIRVIARK; the protein is encoded by the coding sequence ATGAGAGAGTTTTGGGATGAGCGATTTCTGGAAGAAACGTATGCATATGGCGAAGAACCCAACCGGTTTTTCCGGGAGCAGTTGGATACCCTGACTCCGGGTATGTTGCTGTTACCGGGAGAGGGTGAAGGTCGGAATGCGGTATATGCGGCAAGAAACGGATGGCAGGTGGATGCTGTCGACTGGAGTCGCTCCGGTAAGGAAAAGGCAGATAGATTGGCGGCGAAGCATGGAGTTGATATTCGCTATCATGTCACACCTTTTGAGGGTTGGGATACCAGGAATGATCGGTTTGATGTTTGTGGCGTGATATTTTTTCATCAGCAACCCGAAGATCAGGCACGGTCCGTTTGGAAAATGATCAATAGTCTCAAACCCGGTGGATTGCTGCTTATGGAGTTGTACGAAAAGGATCAGCTGGGGAGATCATCTGGTGGGCCTCAAAATGACGAACTGCTCTATACAAAAGACCAGGTGGCGGCGTGGCTCGACGGTATGGATGTCAGGCTGCTTGAAAAGCGGGAGGTTACGCTGAATGAAGGACGATACCACAACGGTCCGGCAAGTGTGATTCGAGTTATTGCCCGGAAGTAA
- a CDS encoding PQQ-binding-like beta-propeller repeat protein, whose protein sequence is MTSATSWAQTISEQDSLALVALYEQLDGENWNEQSGWLDDPVSQWYGIALEEFDDEWRVTGIQLSNNNLNGDGVSWFDRLYTESIEVLQYLKQLDLSGNQISNDPEYITENLSGVTNLQYLEEVKLSGNRDLYGVALLFSESPDLNTFWFEETHIYEIDFGSYFEWVEGVDDVRPSGLVDGSPPAPRLTQPANHGSSVPQPVMFRWQELIAHPHMVPMQPAETFRVQLADDDQFEQVLADTIVDGLSVTIDVSLESEQEYFWRVQAQNETGPGIWSHTFQFQPMDDMDLTVIEKTWDGSSVAGLSMIGDNWLYSFNKNGAPMWNTATGGAVSTTPVVDELSGLVIAGIENRNVLALDRYIGSTVWSFFADAPVRKSPVVSADRIMLVVSSDGTIYGFDLESEEDPPQIWEYSLDDTVTAGLSLGVPGVAYAVTGQNLIQLFFDHQGMVEGWSQEFDEGLSSSPVIDAYNRLYLADENGILYSLDGETGEELWQVMLQNPVVSTAALGDGKVFVVDSQGEVYAVDQNDGTIDWQFSFTENPSESILYANGAVYIGSESGPVIRVQIPESVEKEQGQATVSAVAHSPLWATDKGNNRRTGVQSSDNLITSIDEPGRAEIPEKLSLRQNYPNPFNPVTVIRYDLPEAGEVTLEVFDMLGRRVDVLVNRHQDPGTHRISWDASHLSSGVYLYRLNIGDEVLSRRMTLIK, encoded by the coding sequence GTGACTTCGGCGACAAGTTGGGCACAAACGATTTCAGAGCAGGACTCCCTCGCACTGGTTGCTTTATATGAACAATTGGATGGTGAAAACTGGAATGAACAGTCCGGATGGCTTGATGATCCGGTTAGCCAGTGGTATGGCATTGCACTTGAAGAGTTTGATGATGAATGGCGTGTTACAGGTATCCAGCTCTCGAACAATAACCTGAATGGGGATGGCGTAAGTTGGTTTGACCGGTTGTATACTGAGTCAATCGAGGTATTACAGTATTTAAAGCAGCTGGACTTATCCGGAAATCAAATATCCAACGATCCGGAGTATATCACGGAAAATTTAAGCGGGGTGACAAACCTGCAATATCTGGAGGAGGTCAAGCTTAGCGGGAACCGGGATCTCTACGGCGTAGCGCTATTATTTTCGGAATCGCCGGATTTGAACACTTTCTGGTTTGAAGAGACCCATATCTACGAAATTGATTTTGGTTCCTATTTTGAATGGGTCGAAGGTGTTGATGATGTGCGTCCGAGCGGATTGGTGGACGGGTCACCACCGGCACCCCGTCTAACACAACCTGCCAATCATGGAAGCAGTGTACCACAACCGGTTATGTTTCGCTGGCAGGAACTTATTGCACATCCACACATGGTCCCGATGCAACCGGCCGAAACATTCAGGGTACAATTGGCCGATGATGATCAGTTCGAACAGGTGCTGGCCGATACCATTGTGGACGGCTTGTCTGTCACGATTGACGTTTCACTGGAATCCGAGCAGGAATATTTCTGGAGGGTGCAGGCACAAAATGAAACGGGACCCGGAATTTGGTCACACACATTTCAGTTTCAACCGATGGACGACATGGACCTGACGGTCATCGAGAAGACCTGGGACGGATCGTCGGTTGCTGGGCTCAGCATGATTGGTGACAACTGGTTGTATTCCTTTAATAAAAACGGAGCTCCAATGTGGAATACTGCCACCGGTGGAGCCGTAAGCACAACCCCTGTAGTTGATGAGCTGAGCGGCCTGGTCATTGCAGGGATTGAAAACAGAAATGTGCTGGCACTTGATCGTTACATTGGCTCTACTGTATGGAGCTTTTTTGCGGATGCACCCGTGCGAAAATCTCCGGTCGTAAGTGCCGACAGGATTATGCTGGTTGTTTCTTCTGATGGCACGATATACGGTTTTGATCTTGAGTCAGAAGAAGATCCACCCCAAATCTGGGAGTACAGCCTGGACGATACGGTCACCGCCGGCCTTTCGTTGGGAGTGCCGGGTGTCGCGTATGCCGTGACCGGTCAGAATTTGATACAGCTGTTCTTTGACCATCAGGGGATGGTGGAAGGTTGGAGTCAGGAATTTGATGAGGGCCTTTCATCTTCTCCGGTAATTGATGCCTATAACCGTTTATACCTGGCCGATGAAAACGGTATTCTGTATAGTCTTGATGGCGAAACGGGTGAAGAGCTCTGGCAGGTAATGCTGCAAAATCCAGTTGTATCGACAGCAGCGCTGGGTGATGGTAAAGTTTTTGTTGTTGACAGTCAGGGCGAGGTTTATGCTGTCGATCAGAATGACGGAACAATCGATTGGCAGTTTTCCTTTACTGAAAATCCGTCGGAATCCATTCTATATGCCAACGGCGCAGTTTACATCGGAAGCGAAAGCGGGCCTGTGATCAGGGTTCAAATTCCGGAGTCAGTAGAAAAAGAACAGGGGCAGGCTACTGTATCTGCGGTAGCCCACTCTCCTTTATGGGCTACCGATAAAGGGAACAATCGCAGAACCGGAGTTCAGTCTTCGGATAATTTGATTACTTCCATCGATGAACCGGGACGTGCCGAGATACCGGAAAAGCTCAGTCTTCGACAAAACTATCCCAATCCGTTTAACCCGGTTACGGTAATTCGTTATGATCTCCCGGAAGCCGGAGAAGTCACCCTGGAGGTGTTTGATATGCTGGGCCGCCGGGTGGATGTACTGGTGAATCGACATCAGGATCCGGGGACGCACAGAATAAGCTGGGATGCGTCCCATCTGAGCAGCGGAGTTTATCTTTATCGACTGAATATTGGTGATGAGGTGCTATCGCGACGTATGACACTGATTAAATAG
- a CDS encoding metal-sulfur cluster assembly factor, with amino-acid sequence MSEPITLNQENHVTSEYDSGIERNSGTARNSGRSHNSGTLHKSGAALNSGTAHIAEIRKIVAGRLREIIDPEIGINIVDLGLLYDIRLDDGVLTVSYNTTTPGCPLRRFIEQQIVVAVAKVPGTETSEVIFSNNPPWSVDMIAEHITLFRKQA; translated from the coding sequence ATGAGTGAGCCAATTACCCTGAATCAGGAAAATCATGTTACTTCTGAGTATGATTCAGGTATAGAGCGCAATTCAGGCACAGCACGTAATTCTGGCAGGTCGCACAATTCCGGCACTTTACACAAATCCGGAGCAGCACTCAACTCCGGAACAGCTCACATTGCGGAAATCCGCAAAATTGTGGCCGGACGCCTGCGCGAAATCATCGATCCGGAAATCGGAATCAACATTGTGGATCTGGGACTCCTGTATGACATCCGGCTTGATGACGGTGTTCTGACCGTCAGTTACAATACTACAACCCCGGGATGTCCACTCCGTCGTTTTATTGAACAGCAAATTGTGGTCGCCGTCGCGAAAGTGCCCGGCACGGAAACATCCGAAGTGATTTTTTCCAACAATCCGCCCTGGAGTGTGGACATGATCGCCGAGCACATCACCCTGTTTCGAAAGCAGGCCTGA
- a CDS encoding DUF2249 domain-containing protein, with amino-acid sequence MIAADKELDVRQMECEEKFQNIFGAFDALEAGDSFVLINTFDPKPLKQQIEIRRGNGFSWEYLDNEPGYCRIRIGKTA; translated from the coding sequence ATGATTGCAGCAGATAAGGAACTGGATGTTCGTCAAATGGAATGCGAAGAGAAGTTTCAAAACATTTTCGGAGCTTTCGATGCGCTGGAGGCGGGTGATTCATTTGTACTGATTAACACCTTCGACCCCAAGCCGCTGAAACAGCAGATCGAAATCCGCCGGGGAAATGGATTCAGCTGGGAGTATCTCGACAATGAACCGGGATATTGCCGGATTCGCATCGGAAAAACAGCGTAA